Proteins encoded within one genomic window of Schaalia sp. HMT-172:
- a CDS encoding YbjN domain-containing protein: MSWLWRADADGGTDGEEASRRAESADDIRSDMGQWKGSSATSAEGIATGNSEFEANRFDMVRPITQERLGLLFDSEGWAWRIDNDGDLCGLWEGHLFCFRFLGDSREVLSIVAFMKQLVPLEYGDDLRDFLQAWHGEFLWPKAYVAEQLEGDRVVAEVNGDYEYGATDAQLVQQVMCALATTLQLFRALEERYGVEDSDSSGPADGHQRGFGGPAWLPED; the protein is encoded by the coding sequence ATGAGCTGGCTATGGCGGGCGGATGCCGACGGCGGAACCGACGGCGAGGAAGCGTCGCGCCGCGCCGAATCGGCGGACGATATCCGCTCTGATATGGGACAATGGAAAGGTAGTAGCGCAACGTCGGCGGAAGGAATCGCCACGGGTAACTCGGAGTTTGAGGCCAATCGTTTCGATATGGTCCGGCCTATCACGCAGGAGCGACTGGGGCTCCTCTTCGATTCTGAGGGCTGGGCTTGGCGTATCGATAACGATGGAGACCTGTGCGGGCTGTGGGAGGGGCATCTGTTCTGCTTCCGCTTCCTCGGCGATTCTCGCGAGGTGCTTTCGATCGTCGCGTTCATGAAGCAGCTCGTTCCTCTTGAGTACGGGGATGACCTGCGCGACTTCCTGCAGGCGTGGCACGGGGAGTTCTTGTGGCCCAAGGCCTACGTGGCGGAGCAGCTTGAGGGTGATCGTGTCGTCGCCGAGGTGAATGGCGACTACGAGTACGGTGCGACGGATGCGCAGCTGGTGCAGCAGGTCATGTGCGCGTTGGCGACGACGCTCCAGCTGTTCCGTGCGCTCGAGGAGCGCTACGGGGTTGAGGATTCGGATAGTTCTGGTCCGGCGGATGGACATCAGCGCGGCTTCGGCGGTCCCGCCTGGCTTCCCGAGGACTGA
- the clpB gene encoding ATP-dependent chaperone ClpB, producing MAREMTTKAQEAVASALQSASAAGNPQVEPIHLLQALIEQREGIALSLLEAVGADARAIGARTRNALVALPSTQGASAGSAQASRALLAAVQEADRLAEQSGDQYVSTEHLLIALAASDTEAGRILTQGGATADALSAALAQLRPEPITSADPEGSFEALSKYGRDLTEVAREGKLDPVIGRDNEIRRVVQVLSRRTKNNPVLIGEPGVGKTAVVEGLAQRIVAGDVPESLRDKRLISLDVSSMVAGAKYRGEFEERLKAVLAEIARSDGQIITFIDELHTVVGAGGGSEGAMDAGNMLKPMLARGELRMVGATTLDEYRENIEKDPALERRFQQVFVGEPSVEDTVAILRGIAPKYEAHHKVTISDGALVAAATLSNRYITGRQLPDKAIDLIDEAASRLRMELDSSPVEIDELRRSVDRLRMEESYLTESDPESLDEATQDRLSKLRADLADREEQLRALTARWEAEKAGHNRVGDLRVQLDTLRTQLELAVREGRWEEAGRLQNGEIPAVERQIAEAEAQAEAQDARSDEEPMIAEKVGPAEIAEVIEAWTGIPTGKLLQTETDKLLHMEAELGKRLIGQKDAVRAVSDAVRRSRAGLSDPNRPTGSFLFLGPTGVGKTELAKSLAEFLFDDERAMVRIDMSEYSEKHSVARLVGAPPGYVGYEQGGQLTEAVRRRPYSVVLLDEVEKADPEIFDILLQVLDDGRLTDGQGRTVDFRNTILILTSNLGSQFLSDPDLTAEGKKEAVMSVVRASFRPEFLNRLDETVMFDALSRENLGEIVDLLVASLQARLRDRRINLTVSEPARGWLARTGYDPAFGARPLRRLIQREIGDRLAVLLLGGDVQDGQNVTVDINGSFDGLVMNVDKP from the coding sequence ATGGCACGTGAGATGACAACGAAGGCGCAGGAAGCCGTCGCTTCCGCGCTCCAGTCCGCCTCGGCGGCTGGAAACCCGCAGGTCGAACCCATCCACCTGCTGCAGGCCCTCATCGAGCAGCGCGAAGGCATCGCCCTGTCCCTGCTCGAGGCCGTGGGCGCGGACGCACGCGCGATCGGCGCGCGCACCCGCAACGCCCTCGTGGCCCTGCCGAGCACCCAGGGTGCGTCCGCCGGCTCCGCCCAGGCCTCGCGAGCACTGCTCGCCGCCGTCCAGGAGGCCGACCGCCTCGCGGAGCAGTCGGGCGACCAGTACGTCTCGACTGAGCACCTGCTCATCGCGCTGGCCGCCTCGGATACTGAGGCGGGGCGCATCCTGACTCAGGGAGGGGCCACGGCCGACGCGCTGAGCGCCGCCCTGGCCCAACTGCGACCCGAGCCGATCACCTCGGCGGACCCCGAAGGCTCTTTCGAGGCCCTGTCGAAGTACGGCCGCGACCTGACCGAGGTCGCACGCGAAGGAAAGCTCGACCCTGTCATTGGACGCGACAACGAGATCCGCCGCGTCGTCCAGGTCCTGTCCCGGCGCACGAAGAATAACCCGGTCCTCATCGGCGAGCCCGGCGTCGGCAAGACTGCCGTCGTCGAAGGCCTGGCCCAGCGCATCGTCGCCGGTGACGTCCCCGAGTCCCTGCGCGACAAGCGCCTGATCTCGCTGGACGTCTCCTCGATGGTCGCGGGAGCCAAGTATCGCGGCGAGTTCGAAGAGCGCCTGAAGGCCGTCCTCGCTGAGATCGCTCGCTCGGACGGGCAGATCATTACCTTCATCGACGAGCTGCACACGGTTGTCGGTGCGGGCGGCGGCTCCGAGGGTGCGATGGACGCGGGCAACATGCTCAAGCCCATGCTCGCCCGTGGTGAGCTGCGCATGGTGGGTGCCACCACGCTCGACGAGTACCGCGAGAACATCGAGAAGGATCCGGCGCTCGAGCGCCGCTTCCAGCAGGTCTTCGTCGGTGAGCCCTCCGTCGAGGACACGGTCGCGATCCTGCGCGGCATCGCTCCGAAGTACGAGGCCCACCACAAGGTGACGATCTCGGACGGTGCGCTCGTGGCCGCCGCGACCCTGTCGAATCGCTACATCACGGGGCGTCAGCTGCCGGACAAGGCGATCGACCTGATCGACGAGGCCGCCTCGCGTCTGCGTATGGAGCTCGACTCCTCCCCGGTGGAAATCGACGAGCTGCGCCGCAGCGTGGACCGCCTGCGCATGGAGGAGTCCTACCTGACCGAGTCCGACCCGGAGAGCCTCGACGAGGCGACCCAGGATCGCCTGAGTAAGCTGCGAGCAGACCTGGCGGACCGTGAGGAGCAGCTGCGCGCCCTCACCGCGCGCTGGGAGGCCGAGAAGGCCGGCCATAACCGCGTGGGTGACCTGCGTGTCCAGCTCGACACGCTGCGCACTCAGCTCGAACTCGCCGTGCGCGAGGGGCGCTGGGAGGAGGCCGGTCGGCTGCAGAACGGCGAGATTCCCGCCGTCGAGCGCCAGATCGCCGAGGCGGAAGCGCAGGCGGAGGCCCAGGATGCTCGCAGTGACGAAGAGCCCATGATCGCGGAGAAGGTTGGTCCGGCCGAGATTGCCGAGGTCATCGAGGCGTGGACGGGAATTCCCACGGGTAAACTCTTGCAAACCGAGACGGACAAGCTCCTCCACATGGAGGCCGAGCTGGGCAAGCGCCTGATCGGGCAGAAGGACGCCGTGCGCGCCGTGTCGGACGCCGTTCGGCGTTCCCGCGCGGGGCTGTCGGATCCGAATCGCCCAACTGGTTCCTTCCTGTTCCTGGGGCCCACCGGCGTGGGTAAGACCGAGCTGGCTAAGTCACTCGCGGAGTTCCTCTTCGATGACGAGCGTGCCATGGTGCGTATCGACATGTCCGAGTACTCCGAGAAGCACTCGGTCGCCCGCTTGGTGGGTGCCCCTCCGGGGTATGTCGGCTATGAGCAGGGCGGACAGCTGACCGAGGCTGTGCGTCGTCGGCCGTATTCCGTGGTCCTCCTGGACGAAGTGGAGAAAGCTGACCCTGAGATTTTCGACATTCTTCTCCAGGTTCTCGATGACGGGCGTCTCACCGACGGGCAGGGGCGCACGGTTGACTTCCGGAATACGATCCTGATCCTCACGTCGAACCTGGGATCCCAGTTCCTGTCGGATCCCGATTTGACAGCAGAGGGTAAGAAGGAAGCCGTGATGTCTGTCGTGCGTGCGAGTTTCCGGCCTGAATTCCTCAATAGGTTGGATGAGACTGTCATGTTTGACGCTTTGTCCCGCGAAAATCTTGGCGAGATCGTTGACCTTCTGGTTGCATCGCTCCAGGCGCGGCTGCGTGATCGAAGGATTAACTTGACAGTGAGTGAACCTGCTCGCGGTTGGCTAGCCCGAACGGGCTACGATCCCGCTTTTGGCGCGCGTCCGCTTCGCCGCTTGATTCAGCGCGAAATCGGCGATCGGCTGGCTGTGTTGCTGCTTGGTGGCGACGTGCAGGACGGTCAGAATGTGACAGTTGACATTAATGGATCGTTCGACGGGCTTGTCATGAATGTTGATAAACCCTGA